In the Candidatus Cloacimonas acidaminovorans str. Evry genome, one interval contains:
- a CDS encoding ATP-binding protein: MQDISLHLLDIIENSVRAKAKNIKIRIIRDVQDNILRLIVEDDGVGMDSQTLDKAQSPFYTSKEEREKKVGLGIPLVKQNAEATNGSFKMTSEPGFGTVLTVDFQLDHIDRMPLGNLKDTLLGAIIGHPEVDFTIKLISHERGVEKSFYFDTAAIKEELGNIPLTYPDVIEYIDQSLLEGIQNTNMEDV, encoded by the coding sequence ATGCAAGATATTTCATTACACCTTCTGGATATTATAGAAAATTCCGTTCGCGCCAAAGCAAAGAACATTAAAATCCGTATTATTCGCGATGTGCAGGATAATATCCTGCGTTTAATTGTGGAAGACGATGGAGTAGGAATGGATTCTCAAACCTTAGATAAGGCGCAAAGTCCATTTTATACATCTAAAGAAGAGCGGGAGAAAAAAGTAGGGCTCGGAATACCCCTGGTTAAACAAAATGCAGAAGCAACAAACGGCAGTTTTAAAATGACCAGTGAACCTGGTTTTGGCACTGTTTTAACGGTGGATTTTCAATTAGACCATATAGACAGAATGCCCCTGGGAAACTTGAAAGATACTCTTTTAGGTGCTATTATAGGCCATCCCGAAGTTGATTTTACCATTAAACTTATCAGCCACGAACGCGGTGTGGAAAAGAGCTTCTATTTTGATACCGCGGCTATTAAAGAAGAATTGGGAAATATACCTTTAACTTATCCCGATGTTATTGAATACATTGATCAATCATTATTAGAAGGAATACAAAACACAAATATGGAGGATGTCTGA
- a CDS encoding NADH-quinone oxidoreductase subunit NuoE family protein has protein sequence MIPADQMQNDQYAHLKKVIEEKKKIRNPLIEILRSAQEIFGYLPVEVQEFIAQELNIPVNQIYGVVTFYNFFTMTPRGKYNLNVCLGTACFVKGAPRLVQMLSEELGIQMGETTKDGIFTMSAVRCVGACSLAPVFVIGEETYGRIDSKDKIAEILKRYK, from the coding sequence ATGATTCCCGCAGATCAGATGCAAAATGACCAATATGCACATCTGAAAAAAGTGATTGAAGAAAAGAAAAAAATCCGCAATCCCCTCATTGAAATTCTTCGTTCAGCTCAGGAAATATTCGGTTACCTGCCTGTGGAAGTGCAAGAATTTATAGCTCAGGAATTAAATATTCCCGTCAATCAGATTTATGGAGTAGTTACTTTTTACAACTTTTTTACGATGACTCCTCGCGGAAAATATAATCTTAATGTTTGTTTAGGCACTGCCTGTTTCGTTAAAGGAGCTCCTCGCTTAGTCCAAATGCTTTCTGAAGAATTGGGAATCCAAATGGGGGAGACCACAAAAGACGGCATTTTTACAATGAGTGCAGTTCGTTGTGTAGGTGCCTGTTCTTTAGCTCCGGTATTTGTAATCGGGGAAGAAACCTACGGTAGAATTGATAGTAAGGATAAAATAGCCGAAATCCTGAAACGCTACAAATAA
- a CDS encoding PHP domain-containing protein: MLSLRTDLHIHSVLSPCGGLEMSPNSIMQRLKQFGIQWLAITDHNSMANCPAYQKVAEKEGLFFTWGVEIQSVEEIHLLAYFEDSSSAEKFNTELYESLFPLDNDPDFFGDQVIIDENENILRVEPRALINSSQWNLNTVVEKVQAYNGLVVPAHIDSSVNSILSQLGFMPEVPQFQLFGISACLDVKSWVQDNPYFKDKVFLRASDAHYLNDIGKGYSIITVEKPAVQELFLAAKGCGRRKIEI, translated from the coding sequence ATGCTATCGCTCCGCACTGATTTACATATTCATTCTGTTTTATCTCCTTGTGGGGGTTTGGAGATGTCTCCCAATTCAATTATGCAAAGATTAAAGCAATTTGGCATTCAATGGTTGGCAATTACTGATCATAACAGTATGGCAAATTGTCCTGCCTACCAAAAAGTAGCGGAAAAAGAAGGACTTTTTTTCACTTGGGGAGTAGAAATTCAAAGTGTGGAAGAAATTCATCTCCTTGCCTATTTTGAGGATTCTTCTTCCGCAGAAAAATTCAATACAGAACTCTATGAAAGCTTGTTTCCCCTTGATAACGATCCCGATTTTTTCGGGGATCAAGTAATCATTGACGAAAATGAGAACATTTTAAGAGTGGAACCACGCGCTCTAATAAATTCCTCACAGTGGAACTTAAACACTGTAGTGGAAAAGGTTCAGGCATATAATGGACTGGTTGTTCCGGCTCATATTGATTCCAGTGTAAATAGTATCTTAAGTCAGCTGGGTTTTATGCCAGAAGTGCCTCAATTTCAGCTTTTCGGGATAAGCGCTTGTCTGGATGTTAAAAGCTGGGTGCAGGATAATCCTTATTTTAAGGATAAGGTCTTTTTGCGTGCCTCGGATGCTCATTACTTAAATGATATTGGCAAGGGCTACAGCATAATAACTGTAGAAAAGCCAGCGGTGCAGGAATTGTTTTTGGCTGCAAAGGGTTGTGGCAGGCGTAAAATTGAAATTTAA
- a CDS encoding [Fe-Fe] hydrogenase large subunit C-terminal domain-containing protein, which translates to MTETKYFHALQILADNCTGCTACVRVCPTEAIRVRDHKANIDPYRCVDCGNCVNVCRFHAIIPLSDPLEIIHKFKYKLAIISSSFFGQFTEDISYQVAKQAVLNLGFDQVAEEAAVTDFMINIIRDYIRKNRDKRPILSSNCPSVVRLIQLKYPSLLPNLFHQEAPMSILTRYFRDKINKEYGLEEKEIGIFLIVPCIAHVTAVHQPEGAYKHLQDGAFSIGMIYGKIRDSLKELQNNPPSIETYPQGLTWALSGVQAELVDCEDIRTLSVNGVENVMEILSRVEDHYLDQYDYIVLRTCTNGCVGGCLNVENPFVAMSRIKKMIKEGQGSDFDTSELYELYQKGEFAVVPLAPRPIMELDKDIKKAIQKMKQINEILTMLPGLDCSACGSPTCYALAEDIVLGKASIDDCVVLLKRHSKDSEEEENQNKDRIND; encoded by the coding sequence ATGACTGAAACGAAATATTTTCATGCTCTGCAAATTTTGGCAGATAATTGTACCGGCTGCACTGCTTGCGTTAGAGTTTGTCCTACAGAAGCAATAAGGGTTAGAGACCACAAGGCAAATATTGATCCTTACCGTTGTGTGGATTGTGGCAATTGTGTAAATGTTTGTCGTTTTCATGCTATAATTCCGCTTAGCGATCCTCTGGAAATAATTCATAAGTTCAAATACAAGCTGGCTATTATTTCTTCTTCCTTTTTTGGCCAATTTACGGAAGATATTAGCTATCAAGTTGCCAAACAGGCAGTTCTAAATCTCGGTTTTGATCAAGTGGCAGAAGAAGCGGCAGTAACGGATTTTATGATTAACATTATTCGTGATTATATCAGAAAAAATCGGGATAAAAGGCCTATTTTAAGTAGTAATTGTCCATCCGTTGTGCGTTTAATTCAACTAAAATATCCTTCTTTACTGCCGAATCTTTTTCACCAGGAAGCTCCAATGAGCATTTTAACCAGGTATTTTAGAGATAAAATAAACAAAGAATACGGTTTGGAAGAAAAAGAAATAGGCATTTTTTTAATTGTCCCTTGTATTGCTCATGTGACTGCAGTTCACCAACCTGAAGGCGCTTATAAACATCTTCAGGATGGAGCTTTTTCTATTGGAATGATTTATGGCAAAATACGGGACTCCTTAAAAGAACTGCAAAATAATCCTCCTTCTATTGAAACATATCCCCAAGGTTTAACTTGGGCTCTTTCCGGAGTGCAGGCAGAACTTGTTGATTGTGAAGATATCCGCACTTTATCAGTAAACGGAGTGGAAAATGTGATGGAAATCCTTTCCCGGGTGGAAGATCATTACCTTGATCAATATGACTATATAGTATTGCGAACTTGTACCAATGGTTGTGTTGGTGGTTGTTTAAATGTGGAAAATCCTTTCGTAGCTATGAGCAGAATTAAAAAAATGATTAAAGAAGGTCAGGGAAGCGATTTTGATACCAGTGAACTTTATGAACTCTATCAAAAAGGCGAATTTGCCGTAGTTCCACTTGCCCCCAGACCAATTATGGAACTGGATAAGGATATCAAAAAAGCAATTCAGAAAATGAAACAAATAAATGAAATCCTCACAATGCTTCCAGGACTTGATTGCAGTGCCTGTGGAAGCCCTACCTGTTATGCTCTGGCAGAAGATATCGTTTTAGGAAAGGCATCCATTGATGATTGTGTGGTGCTGTTAAAGCGTCACAGTAAAGATAGTGAGGAAGAAGAAAATCAAAATAAGGATAGGATAAATGATTAA